From Triticum urartu cultivar G1812 chromosome 2, Tu2.1, whole genome shotgun sequence, a single genomic window includes:
- the LOC125538125 gene encoding uncharacterized protein LOC125538125, giving the protein MQIYSIKVAETEGFHLEWPLEVYSVVAVRDGVNHRRNLLFLRTRDDCQILTKQDPFLHLTGPSRAIMSGDDVMIDVHLKLKGTVESKDRTLISKAFCYDYGHYGDSVSTRLHKGLCMLELCCEHLRRSLQATILGVQLVKGSLPCESGIKVLCFALTEDETKGGLPSRPVLLLDSQAGTMPVDEEGYLELSRRAVSVKLNGRLAILVHAREASGTVVFTPQSSSVSQERCDLGDCEVEITIAWSLIAESQHHIGPMGCA; this is encoded by the exons ATGCAGATCTATTCCATCAAAGTCGCGGAAACGGAAGGCTTTCACCTTGAGTGGCCACTCGAGGTATACAGTGTGGTCGCTGTCCGAGATGGCGTGAACCATCGTCGCAACCTTCTCTTCCTCCGCACAAGGGATGACTGCCAAATCCTCACGAAACAG GATCCCTTTCTGCATTTGACTGGCCCgtctcgtgcgattatgtccggGGACGATGTCATGATTGATGTCCACCTAAAGCTAAAGGGCACCGTAGAGTCTAAAGACAGGACATTGATCAGTAAAGCCTTCTGTTATGACTATGGTCATTATGGTGATAGTGTTTCTACGCGTCTCCACAAGGGCCTTTGCATGCTGGAGCTATGTTGTGAGCATCTTCGACGGTCGCTCCAAGCCACTATCCTGGGCGTTCAACTTGTAAAAGGATCATTGCCTTGTGAAAGTGGCATCAAAGTCCTTTGCTTCGCACTAACTGAAGACGAAACCAAAGGCGGTCTCCCATCTAGGCCTGTTTTGCTGCTTGATTCACAAGCTGGAACAATGCCCGTGGATGAAGAGGGTTATCTAGAGCTCTCAAGGCGAGCTGTTTCAGTAAAACTAAACGGAAGGCTGGCAATTCTCGTACATGCTAGAGAAGCGAGTGGAACTGTTGTCTTCACACCCCAATCTAGCAGCGTAAGTCAAGAAAGATGTGACCTTGGTGATTGTGAAGTGGAGATAACCATTGCTTGGTCTCTCATCGCTGAAAGCCAACATCATATCGGGCCGATGGGATGCGCATAA